AAAGTCTGACCATACTCATAATGTTCTTCTCCACTTTAATCTTCAATCATTACATTGTATCACCAGATGGCCACTGTCTTTGCATCCAGTAATGGTTTTAAAGTGACTGTGGAAGACGCCAAATGTGTCCAAGCCAATGCCTTCCTTCAGGCTGGTATATTTCAAGAGTTCATTCTGCGAGAGGAGTCTGCAACTTTTAAAATTGACTTAACAGTCCTGCTAGTAAGTACTTCATGatccaaaatcacttttttctgAATGGAGAAAGTGTACTTATATGAAAGATCTTTCATTGGATTTCGATAAAAAGTTGTAGGACGATTGTTATTTATTTAGATTACATTGATTCAGCAGGCGGCCACTGTGTCAGCTTCCAGTAAGATATTACCATTTGAAAGGATTTCAGGTTATTCATTTAGTTTTatattctgttttctctatatcTTACTAGTGTACATATATCCTAAACATATAATGATATTGtgaataaaatgttttcaatatttacaaCATCATAACCAATTTGCTAATTTCGACAAGTGATTCCAACACCAGACTTTTGGAGTTCACGGAATTCAGGTAGTGCACTGTGAAGTTTTGCCCTCATCATGGCGTTTCACATTCTTTAAATTGTTTCCTTAACTTTCAGGAATGCTTGAATATATTTGGTACGAGTAATATCCCAGGGGTAACTACAGCATTGAAGATGTGCTATGCAGGCTACGGATGTCCACTCATACtctggtaatttcaaaattacacaaaaagaATTGTTTTAGCTGGGGTGAACACATCTCTTACATGTTAAGTGCTCAATACTGTATCATTTTAGAACAGGAAAAAAAGACCACAAATAGAGTGAAACCAAATAATTAAATTCCAAGTAATGCAAAATTTCTTGGCATTTTGATTCAGTTGAAGTGCACTGATTGAAAGAATTTCTGTAAGTCAACCCAAGACCAATGACATGTACAAGTGGAAATGTTTTTTCAGTATTGAAGAAAAGACTGATGTATCAGTGGCACATCATAATATCTGAGAGGAAATTTTGCTTCAAAGAACTTTGTTGTTGATCACTCATCAGGAAAGAATACTAAAACTAAAACTTTATAAATGTAGACTCATATCTGTttagggtagtatgcgcctcaaaagtgaaagattaaaACTTTTATCCAAACTTTTGTCCTGAAggcaactttcaaccattctctcaccaaatcaaaacTTAAAAACTAGGTCACCAAGCAAATTGTGGTACTACAGGAACAAATTAcctcatatttgaaattcaaaatggccgccctctctgtgttaactctatggggaaaaataaaattttcaattttcgaaaaactaagaccgtgaaagtttttcttacttcaagagctttgaaatgagtccccataagtggtagatcagaaaagttttgtaaaactttgaaagtctaaatatctgtcccggatGTGTTTTCTACCTTAATGTAAATGATAAATTATAGCAGTTTAGGTCTTAGTCCTGCTGATTACAAGTACACAAGATCACAAAGGCTTGTTTCATTTTACTCACTAGGTTGGAGGAAGGTGGTGTCTTAACAGACTGTACCATCAAGACTCTGGAGCCTGATGAAGTTTTAGACTTCAATTTTTCAAGTGCTAATGTCATCAACAAAATTATCATGAAGGTACAGTACTTCCTTCAATAAGAGTACCGTTTATAGTTCCACAGGAATCAAGAATTAGAAAAGCTACGttaaaagtgttacaaatgCAGGACATACTAGTTAGTCAAAAATGATAATGCTGCCATCTTTGAGTAGGTATAATGGCCAATGGAAGCGTGCCAGCTTGCTACCTGTTCAGCCCCAGTTCCCTTGTGAGTGGGACACTGATAACAATATGTGTGgaccaaaccatgatggtgTAAGGGTTAAAGGTTCAGAATTGGTTTGCTCTCAAATAAACCCTATTGTAGATtcccatgtacatgtactgctcTATAAAGTATTGACAGGTCTACATGGATCACCACATcactttaaaatttctcaaatgttttaGCATTTTGGTAGGTTTACGAATCATTgatgtttaaaatgttttatacCTTGCCTCATTTGGCAGTTTTTGTGTGCATTAGGAAATATagctaatattatatagggctcagcccttggtgtcgcgccaggggttattagattagaaatgttatttgtattgattcataatTAGTAATTatagtaaaggataaaatagaattaattgttacttactatatacgtttgtacgacAACTATGCccggtttaccctctgatgaaaacagttcatgTAAGCTTACATGATACCCTatataaaagagatatattttattaatggcatgttataaaataacacGTTGCACGTTTCGtacttgtttatttacgagcactcaaaaaaacatggcggcgcccaagaAAGTCGGGTACACTTCcagttactcgcatagtatattatgaatctgcgcatgcgtagtcagtaagccactggcgcgactattaacaATAATACAAAGTAACCTTTGTGTACGACTTGTTTCTGATATTTATGTCCATTTCATGGGAAAGTCGGTGATGCTTGACTTTTCTATCATATTTATCCAAATGTAAATGATCAGGAAATTAGATAACCAAGAACTTTTCTCCTGTCaatatgcaaaaaaattatatcataataGCAGACAAAttattattcattcattcatttagtcTGAGTGTTTGAAAGAAGCATTTGCTGAATTGGACATGACCAGTGaagtgctacagatattgatgtcCCCTGACAAACCACATCTGAGACTTTCAACATTTGGAAATGCTGGCAGTACACATGTAAGTCACAGTATAGATGGCTGTTTCTTTCAACTGTCTGTCACTACTAGGTTGCTCAaaagatattttgaataaaTGGCATATTGTCATCGATAGATACCTTTGGAAGGAGTTTCCAATTCATGGATAGGAAAATTTATTATGGGGAAAGTAACCGccaaaagttttgaaaagtcTGTCACTTTATGAAGTGTCTTGCTGGAGAATGTATCACTGACTTGAGAAAGCTGTCTTTTACAcaagaaaattttacatgttacatgtaatGATGTGGAGcttaaacaaagaaatttcCAGTAATTCCGGAATTGATTCAAAGAGCTTGAAATGTATGAACTTAGAGGGCACACTTTAATGAATACACCGTCACTGACTACATTGAACTGAAGATGCTGCAGCAGTTTGTCATAGAGGTCATACTGTGACTTCtttttcaaatcttttttttGCATAGCTTACATGTTCCACAAAACAAAGTAGACAATTATTTTTCAGgctgcaataatatttttatttctcaagGTTTTGACAACAAAGTCTCATCTTTCATTGAAAATCACTGACACATGTACTGAATAATGATTGTATGAATTTATATCATACAGGCTGACTATCCAAAGGACTCTGATATGGTAGAGTCATTTCAATGCACACAGACACAGAGTAACAGGTATGTGTTATGTACAATGATATCACTCTAATAAAGCTATTTTGTTGACTGCTGTAATGAGATTGTACACAtgtcaaagtgaaagacttaaacttttgctcaaactttcctcaatgaaacttttagccttactcttaccaaatcaagaataaaaatcaggaagcatcatgcaaactttggtactagagaaactaataacctaacatttaccaatattttaaattcaaaatggccactctCCTTTTGATATCTCTATCGGAAAAAcagtattttgatttttgaaaaactaagatggt
This is a stretch of genomic DNA from Ptychodera flava strain L36383 chromosome 21, AS_Pfla_20210202, whole genome shotgun sequence. It encodes these proteins:
- the LOC139121023 gene encoding cell cycle checkpoint protein RAD1-like, translated to MSLSTQQGDEDDQYILVAKMDNAKNMSNILKAIHFKEMATVFASSNGFKVTVEDAKCVQANAFLQAGIFQEFILREESATFKIDLTVLLECLNIFGTSNIPGVTTALKMCYAGYGCPLILWLEEGGVLTDCTIKTLEPDEVLDFNFSSANVINKIIMKSECLKEAFAELDMTSEVLQILMSPDKPHLRLSTFGNAGSTHADYPKDSDMVESFQCTQTQSNRYKLTLLKPSQKALALSNKISIRTDFRGFLSLQYMIRTDDGQVCFVEYYCSPDEELDDDDEDR